In the genome of Plasmodium malariae genome assembly, contig: PmUG01_00_18, whole genome shotgun sequence, the window actataataatatatacattaaaggaataaatatataataactttaatttttataatttaaaaatggcgttttaaatttaggaaattttttttctatttcaatTTTCAACTTATTAACTTGCAGGCTAAGACTTTTTAATAAgaacaatataaaattatatataagattattacaataaatttttacgattatgatatttttataaatataatcctcactttatcttttaaaaaaaataaattatttggaaaaaatatgtttcttccgttaaaagtatttttaataaaatgttattttttatatatttataaagattTATTATGATTTACCGTTAAAATACATTACAAGCATTgagtatttttaaatgaataaaaacaaaataataaatttatttgaaaatcatacatagaaaaattattataccatactttttagtaaattataCTGTTGTACTTAATGATTCGTTacaaatcatttttattctgtatattatttgtaaatttatttcatatatatttccaaATTAATCAAATTATTTGTACTATGTCAATGCttattatatctttaatctcctttctttcttctttttttttttttttttcgattatattaatattcctTCTAAATGTTtacaattaattaaaaataattaagtagttagatataaatacttttcacttagaaataatgatttatatttattttaattaaatctaTAACTTTCAAAACTTTTCGAAAAAACAGGAAAATTAGAACTTatttaactttatatattttttcagaaATTAGGTATTTCCATATATTCTCGATTCTATAAGCAAGGactataatataaaagatcgTACTTCCTTTAtgcataaatttattatgctgatatattaacattttacaaaatattatgtaaaatatagttatccttatttattattactgtttttgtgttgttataattaatatttttttacaaataatttctttaaaaacatcatgttaataaaattataatttttaatgacAAGATATTCATAACATTACTTATTGGTTTTAGGGTAtgaaataatgtattttatatgtatactataCGATCTATATGGTATATAAATTCCGTATTTCCTTATAATatggaaatattatttttttcataatatattctgaatgaaattaataataaaaatcattTAGTTAAACTACTCTGCtaaatcattaaaatatatattttgaatatttttatataaattaaaattattttatttagatgaaagttattttttttaataagcactataaagttaaaatatttataatacctttttaatattatttttgtatatcgatgttataaaatactctatatttatataaattttattaagtagatacaaaaaagaaaaaaaaattggaattAAATAACTAATATAATGTCCTTTGCCTTTAAGAGGTTATAGTAtaactatttatatatttttactaaatattttaaaatatttaaagaacagaacatgaaaaaaagcattatgattttctcatttattaaaattgttgtACTTATCTTCTTAACGTGGATACCGCATCTAAGTAATCATGTGgtatgataaaattatttaagaatatttttgttatttatatttttcattttatatttttatgaatactgttttcatcattatattatttattcattaaataactattatttattttggatTTTTAGATTACGTCTAACAAATACCTAGGCAAAAAGTACACGCTTGCTATAAAATTAGACGACAGAATATATCGAttactagcaaaatataaaaaggataagGATTCAAAAGTTGTAATGTTAAGAGAtgatatatcaaataatggaatggacaaaaaaaaggatatatctAATACTGAAAAGGAGTgcacagaaaaaaaaaaagaattatatagaggttcattaaataattatgatggACACAAACAAGATATGaacaataaatattctaaatttgtgacaaaaaaatacagtcatcttgaaaaaaaaatattcaaagaactgGATTTTGtagattttcttaaaagGAACAAGAATATTAGTGATAAgacttacaaaaaaataatgcgtAAAAAATTCTCATTACGATTAGGATCACCCTTATTATCGTTTTTGTTGTTATCAACTCTACTCCTAGTAGATATATCTCTGTGTTTTTCATCtggaaaaaaaggattttGGGAATTATCAGGATTGAAGACGACTTTAAAAACCTGGGAGACAAAGTTGGAGCCATATTTTAAATGGTTATTGACTGGTGCAGATGCATCTAAAGAAGTATTAGgacaattatttaatattgtattatatgttataccttttttaatattaggtGTTACACTTATATCGTACGttttttattaccataaaaaagctaaaaaatatgaaaaaattaagttcagtaaaaagtgaaatgaataataaggaatttatttttttaaggtaacatatattttaatatgatgTAATATTTACAATGTCATTAGTTATGtgtataataaacatatagtTAATTGCTGAAAATTTATGGAAGCAATTACATATTAGTGCATTTTATAACtccaaaaaaatagaaatttatgttcttagtttttttatgaatttaaaaGTTTTCAGTTTTTATAACTTgtgttttaaattattatattgtgtaattatatattactgtataatacatatatttgtgttttaaaatagaattctatgaaaagtatatatttgtgcttTAGAAAGCATACATAACAGTAgaattaacataattttaatagagtatttttgtttatttttatttaaactaaTATAAACTACgcttactatttttttttttcttagaagaaaattactatttgtttaagtaattagaaaaataaccTATTAGttctaatttaataataaatgttccTTGTTGTGCATATAATGAAAGGGAGTAATCTATTCTGTCACaagaacaataaaatatatattttttttagcttAGTAAAGAACataaactttattttttaaagcaacttttatttgaaatttcttataaaagatatttattgtaaattttttgtttttatcagATATGTAGTCTTCTTTGCATGATGTAAATATCaaggtataaatatataatatagtattttttttaaatatggattaattaaaatgatataataagATGATCATACAAGATATTTCAATTTGAATGAAATAACAAACTTTCATAATACTTTTATTGTAATTAATTGTgaaattatttcaattttttaaaaattacttaaatacatattatattgaaaatttataaaaaaaaattctctCATTGcctatgtatatgtaaaaattacattataataagttaatataatgtatgaaatgtaaaaatatatccgcttataatatattgaaattttttgtttttctttttcataatagTAACTTTCTagaaatatgttatatatatctataaaaagttaaataatcattaaaggaaataaaaataaatatatatttattattacaatataataatgtgtacgaatttgtttatatatattttctattctTTATGtctataagtatatttatgagagaactaatattattttaagaacacacaattattatatagtttttattGATCATTAATAaccttttcatatttataacgctcataattaaaataaaaaaaaagtaaaaaaagatgaattctttttatatgtagataattaataatagttaacattgttcttatttgttggaaaatttttttataatatctatttaaaaaatcattctatgttttttttacaatatttaatTGAATAAGTGTAgtgtataatatttacaacGTAAAagtttttagaaaaatttgtaatgatttaattaaatttaataaatttgatTCCCTGAtggttaaaataaaataataatgtaaaattaatatatattatacttatcCGACATacatgttaaaaaattattatttagtcAATTAAcataactatatatttttcgttGTAAAAGAATATGCCAATTCCACTCAAAATGAAGCTACAATATATGGACAATTTTAcatggtaaaaataaaagcactgataataagaatattgataaaagaattaattatttttaacatttatttatatattattttttttttcttttgttaatATGCGTTATATctgtatttaattaaaatgtttttttctatttatataaaatttatgtatggaataattacattatattaatatataattctttttatggTACGCATGCTCACTtttcaattaaaatataaaaaaagaataaattatttttcttcttaatttatttgctttaagacattaataatttccgaaggaaatttatttttgatgaTATGATAGGAAAATTTTCCTctttatctatttttatttgtgcactgcgaattatattttaataattaatgtgTACGTTTTTTctgaaaaatattcttaatatactttttttttttatgttatttctACGTAATGAGATTATGAAAggtgtaatatattatggacgtcaaaaatataaattatatgtaatatatttactttacGTTTATGCACtattaagaattatattgtatgtatgttaatataattatatttcaaaattgaatttatgttgactttataaaaatataaaacatgaGTAATAAGTCTAAGagtgaaaaagaaattaagatgatactataaaattattctaatattaaatttttatatacgtatCTGTATGGTTattgaataataatttttgcatGCTTATCTGTAGGATTGATGTACTTCCAATTTTATGGATGTTTTGCCTCTTAAATAATCTTTggattttaatatttacatcGATTTTTCGGATTctgctttttattatatttaaaatgatattaaaagtatccccgaaaaatgaaaatcataattataagtagaacaatttaatat includes:
- the PmUG01_00038000 gene encoding fam-l protein; protein product: MKKSIMIFSFIKIVVLIFLTWIPHLSNHVITSNKYLGKKYTLAIKLDDRIYRLLAKYKKDKDSKVVMLRDDISNNGMDKKKDISNTEKECTEKKKELYRGSLNNYDGHKQDMNNKYSKFVTKKYSHLEKKIFKELDFVDFLKRNKNISDKTYKKIMRKKFSLRLGSPLLSFLLLSTLLLVDISLCFSSGKKGFWELSGLKTTLKTWETKLEPYFKWLLTGADASKEVLGQLFNIVLYVIPFLILGVTLISYVFYYHKKAKKYEKIKFSKK